In a genomic window of Dyadobacter fermentans DSM 18053:
- a CDS encoding Crp/Fnr family transcriptional regulator: MHTKLRQHIEKIMPLTDDEFAFVGKHFVFKKFKKHQFMVQQGELVPYNYFLLSGLTKLVYTDPATDKEHILAFAMEDWWDNDFEAYYAKTRASFSMVCLEDTEALCLSLDDFNALRTGLPKIEHFFLEKVMAGFLAAQRRILSMMTSSAQERYEQLLLQHPSLAQRLPKTQLAAYLGVSRETLSRLNA; encoded by the coding sequence ATGCACACCAAGCTGCGGCAGCATATTGAAAAGATTATGCCCCTGACGGACGACGAGTTCGCGTTTGTCGGGAAGCATTTTGTTTTCAAAAAATTCAAAAAGCACCAGTTTATGGTCCAGCAGGGCGAGCTTGTGCCTTACAATTATTTCCTGCTATCCGGCCTGACCAAGCTTGTTTACACCGATCCCGCCACCGACAAGGAGCATATACTCGCATTTGCCATGGAGGACTGGTGGGACAATGATTTTGAGGCCTACTACGCGAAAACCCGGGCCTCATTCTCCATGGTTTGCCTGGAAGACACCGAGGCGCTGTGCCTGTCGTTGGATGATTTCAATGCGCTTCGCACGGGCCTGCCGAAAATCGAGCATTTCTTCCTGGAAAAAGTGATGGCGGGCTTTCTGGCTGCGCAACGCCGCATTCTTTCGATGATGACATCCAGCGCGCAGGAACGTTATGAGCAGCTCCTGTTGCAGCATCCTTCCCTTGCGCAGCGCCTGCCCAAAACGCAACTTGCTGCCTACCTGGGGGTTTCCCGTGAGACGCTCAGCAGGTTGAATGCGTAG
- a CDS encoding RNA polymerase sigma factor, with protein MDSQVETDENALSRQLKNGDHAAFQAIYDRFKRPLLAHILYVVKSPDLAEEVLQDLFVKVWQNRASIDPDKSFKGYLITISSNLIYDMFRKVARDRRLREHFMASFEDTYVIDDPGNVESEFSELHQALALLPPQRRRVVVMCKLEEKSYREVSEILNISTATVNDHIRQANIFLKKHFRIFQHVVVIITSLQAIFSR; from the coding sequence ATGGATTCACAAGTCGAGACAGATGAAAATGCATTGAGCCGGCAATTGAAAAACGGCGACCATGCTGCGTTTCAGGCAATATACGACCGGTTCAAACGGCCCCTGCTTGCACACATTCTATATGTTGTCAAATCACCTGACCTTGCTGAGGAGGTCTTGCAGGATCTTTTCGTGAAGGTTTGGCAAAACCGCGCCAGTATCGATCCGGACAAATCTTTCAAAGGCTATTTGATTACCATCAGCAGCAACCTCATTTACGATATGTTCCGCAAAGTGGCGCGCGACCGGCGATTGCGCGAGCATTTCATGGCATCATTCGAGGATACGTACGTGATCGATGATCCGGGGAACGTGGAAAGCGAGTTTTCTGAGCTTCATCAGGCGCTTGCCCTGCTGCCTCCACAGCGCCGCCGCGTGGTGGTGATGTGCAAGCTGGAAGAAAAGTCGTACCGGGAAGTGAGCGAAATCCTGAACATCTCCACCGCCACCGTCAATGACCATATCCGGCAGGCCAATATTTTCCTTAAAAAACACTTCCGCATATTTCAGCATGTGGTCGTGATAATTACTTCACTTCAAGCAATATTTTCCAGGTAG
- a CDS encoding RidA family protein: MEKSIINPWTWQDQLSYVQAVEVKNTTGTLYVAGQAAVHADGTSSNADMRTQLGIAIQNLETVISEAGYEAGNIVRLTVYTTSSQEFIHNCFDLFKAFVARHGMKQAVTLLQVVGLNETLNVELEATVVK, from the coding sequence ATGGAAAAGAGCATCATCAACCCATGGACGTGGCAAGACCAACTGAGCTACGTACAGGCCGTGGAAGTGAAAAATACCACAGGCACATTATATGTGGCCGGGCAGGCAGCCGTACACGCCGACGGCACATCCAGCAATGCAGATATGCGCACCCAGCTCGGGATAGCGATCCAAAACCTGGAAACGGTGATCAGCGAAGCGGGTTACGAAGCCGGCAACATCGTCCGGCTGACGGTCTACACCACCTCTTCCCAAGAGTTTATCCATAACTGCTTCGACCTCTTCAAAGCGTTCGTGGCAAGGCACGGAATGAAACAGGCCGTGACGCTCTTGCAGGTAGTCGGCCTGAACGAAACGCTCAATGTGGAGCTGGAAGCCACCGTCGTGAAATAG